A genomic region of Xanthomonas campestris pv. phormiicola contains the following coding sequences:
- a CDS encoding STAS domain-containing protein, with product MRSKLPDSPPPPLQLSLDGDLTIRRAGELKPLLLPALEHPGGLQLQLQAVTEIDATGIQLLLATQAALRALGRPFQLDGCSAPVNDALDLLGLRDTLAPGASDTFH from the coding sequence ATGCGCTCGAAACTCCCGGACTCCCCGCCCCCGCCGCTGCAACTGAGCCTGGACGGCGACCTGACCATCCGCCGCGCCGGCGAACTGAAGCCCTTGCTGCTGCCGGCGCTGGAACACCCCGGCGGCCTGCAGCTGCAGCTGCAGGCGGTCACCGAGATCGACGCCACCGGCATCCAGCTGCTGCTCGCCACCCAGGCCGCGCTGCGCGCACTGGGCCGGCCGTTCCAGCTCGACGGCTGCAGCGCGCCGGTCAACGACGCGCTCGACCTGCTCGGCCTGCGCGACACGCTCGCGCCCGGCGCCAGCGACACCTTCCACTGA